The Metabacillus litoralis genome contains a region encoding:
- a CDS encoding COX15/CtaA family protein: protein MQRALKWFAVLTTVIMLCVLIGGALVTKTESGAGCGDSWPLCHGEFVPSEITFELVVELSHRLVSGLAGIAVLILSIWSWKQIGHIRETKFLAILSVFFLVLQALIGAAAVMWGQSDAVLALHFGISLISFASVLLLTLLIFEVDKKFDSKTLIIDKTMKFHMVGIIVYSYVVVYTGAYVRHKGASLACPEWPMCSGRAGGLPTTLHEWIQMGHRMAAGIIFIWIAYTAWRAFKYHKHQKIIYKGWMIAFILVCMQVTSGAFVVLSGLNLFVSLAHALIISCLFGLFSYFLLLVSRSNLNTEVSSTTEQSFSK, encoded by the coding sequence TTGCAACGTGCTCTTAAATGGTTCGCCGTTTTGACAACAGTGATTATGTTGTGTGTTTTAATTGGCGGAGCTCTTGTTACGAAAACTGAGTCAGGTGCAGGATGTGGAGATTCTTGGCCGCTATGTCATGGCGAGTTTGTACCGAGTGAAATTACTTTTGAACTCGTTGTGGAACTTAGTCATCGTTTGGTTAGTGGACTTGCTGGTATAGCTGTGTTAATTCTCTCAATATGGTCTTGGAAACAAATAGGTCATATAAGAGAAACGAAGTTCTTAGCTATACTATCAGTGTTTTTTCTAGTATTGCAGGCCTTAATTGGGGCTGCTGCTGTTATGTGGGGCCAATCAGATGCCGTTCTTGCTCTTCATTTCGGTATATCGCTTATTTCCTTTGCATCTGTTTTGTTATTAACACTGTTAATATTTGAAGTTGATAAGAAATTTGACTCAAAGACATTAATAATTGATAAGACTATGAAATTTCATATGGTGGGCATTATCGTCTACTCATATGTTGTCGTTTACACTGGCGCATATGTTAGACATAAAGGTGCAAGTCTAGCCTGTCCAGAATGGCCGATGTGCAGCGGACGAGCAGGTGGTCTGCCGACTACACTTCATGAATGGATTCAAATGGGCCACCGAATGGCTGCGGGCATTATTTTTATTTGGATAGCATATACCGCATGGCGCGCATTTAAGTATCACAAACATCAAAAAATAATTTATAAAGGTTGGATGATTGCCTTTATTTTAGTATGTATGCAGGTAACATCCGGAGCATTTGTTGTTTTATCAGGGTTAAATCTTTTTGTATCGTTAGCTCATGCACTTATAATTTCCTGTTTGTTTGGCCTATTCAGCTATTTTCTTTTATTAGTTAGTCGTAGTAATTTAAATACTGAGGTTAGTTCAACAACTGAACAATCATTTTCCAAATAA
- the cyoE gene encoding heme o synthase has translation MADTKVLDEAAIKHHSNDIRETTLWKDFLSLIKVGIVNSNAITTFTGIWLALYFSGKGFLANIDVVLFTLLGSSLVIAGSCAINNYYDRDIDHLMERTKERPTVTGKMNPMHALWIGIFLLTVGFALMLMTTITATIISLVGVVTYIFLYTMWSKRLYTINTVIGSVSGAVPPLIGWAAIDSNLSVMAWVLFLIMFIWQPPHFLALAMRRTEEYRAANIPMLPVVHGFDVTKRQIMVWVACLIPLPFYLYELGLGFLILATALNIGWVIIGIKGFKNKEIEMKWATKMFVYSINYLTILFVSMVLFTII, from the coding sequence TTGGCAGATACAAAAGTCTTGGATGAGGCTGCCATTAAGCATCATTCAAATGATATACGTGAGACGACACTCTGGAAGGATTTCCTTTCATTAATTAAAGTAGGGATTGTTAATTCAAATGCAATAACTACCTTTACTGGTATTTGGCTTGCTCTTTACTTTAGTGGTAAAGGATTTCTAGCTAATATTGATGTCGTACTATTTACATTACTTGGTTCTTCATTAGTAATCGCTGGATCCTGTGCAATTAATAATTACTATGACAGAGATATTGATCATTTAATGGAAAGAACAAAGGAGCGTCCAACTGTTACTGGAAAAATGAATCCAATGCATGCATTGTGGATTGGAATCTTTCTGTTAACTGTAGGATTTGCATTAATGCTTATGACAACGATCACTGCGACAATTATTTCGTTGGTAGGGGTTGTTACTTATATCTTTTTGTATACAATGTGGTCAAAGCGCTTATATACCATTAATACTGTTATTGGAAGTGTTTCAGGTGCTGTTCCACCTTTAATTGGATGGGCGGCAATTGACTCTAACTTAAGTGTTATGGCATGGGTACTATTTTTAATTATGTTCATTTGGCAACCACCACATTTTTTAGCTTTAGCAATGAGAAGAACAGAAGAGTATCGAGCTGCTAATATTCCAATGCTTCCTGTTGTTCATGGATTTGATGTTACGAAACGTCAAATTATGGTATGGGTTGCTTGTTTAATACCTTTGCCGTTTTACCTATATGAGCTTGGGTTGGGATTTTTAATTCTAGCAACCGCTCTTAATATTGGGTGGGTAATAATTGGAATCAAAGGCTTTAAAAATAAAGAAATTGAAATGAAATGGGCAACAAAAATGTTTGTCTATTCAATTAACTACTTAACGATTTTGTTTGTATCAATGGTGTTATTCACCATTATCTAA
- the coxB gene encoding cytochrome c oxidase subunit II — MRKWLTKWRLFSLFAVMTLVLAGCGEPFLSTLKPAGEVADMQYDIMVLSTLVMVVVIAIVTVIFIYVVMKFRRSKTGEDNIPVQVEGNHKLEIIWTVIPILLLLVLAVPVVSATFKLAEVDAIDDENRKPEDAIVVNVRANLYWWEFEYPDYGVITSQDLVVPTDEKVYFNLIASDVKHSFWIPSIGGKMDTNVDNVNQMWLKFDSARADQAGEYFYGKCAELCGPSHGLMDFKVKAISRDEFDQWISGMENAKAVASTDLAKQGEQLFEEKGCIACHAVSPTDERPAAARTAPNLATFGERARVAGVLEHNAKTVRAWLEDPEAYKPGNKMTGTYPELNDQELDALTEYLMGLKVSSN; from the coding sequence ATGAGAAAATGGCTGACAAAATGGCGTCTGTTTTCACTTTTCGCAGTTATGACGCTTGTCTTAGCCGGCTGCGGTGAACCGTTTCTTTCCACGCTTAAACCTGCTGGTGAAGTAGCGGATATGCAGTACGACATCATGGTATTAAGTACTTTAGTTATGGTCGTCGTTATTGCAATCGTAACGGTAATCTTCATTTATGTTGTAATGAAATTCCGTAGAAGCAAAACGGGAGAAGACAACATTCCTGTACAAGTTGAAGGGAATCATAAGCTAGAAATCATTTGGACTGTTATTCCTATTTTGTTACTTCTTGTCTTAGCTGTGCCTGTGGTATCTGCAACATTTAAACTTGCAGAGGTGGATGCTATCGATGACGAGAATCGAAAACCAGAAGACGCGATCGTGGTAAATGTTCGTGCAAATCTATACTGGTGGGAATTTGAATATCCTGATTACGGAGTAATTACGAGTCAAGATTTAGTCGTTCCAACTGATGAGAAAGTTTACTTTAACTTAATTGCTTCAGATGTTAAGCACTCATTCTGGATTCCATCAATTGGTGGTAAGATGGATACGAACGTAGACAATGTAAACCAAATGTGGTTAAAGTTTGATTCAGCAAGAGCTGACCAAGCTGGTGAGTATTTCTATGGTAAATGTGCTGAACTTTGTGGACCTTCACACGGATTAATGGACTTTAAAGTAAAAGCTATTTCCAGAGACGAATTTGACCAATGGATCTCTGGCATGGAAAATGCTAAAGCCGTTGCATCAACTGATTTAGCAAAACAAGGTGAGCAATTATTCGAAGAAAAAGGATGTATTGCTTGTCATGCTGTTTCTCCTACTGATGAGAGACCAGCAGCTGCAAGAACTGCTCCAAACTTAGCAACATTTGGAGAGCGTGCTCGTGTAGCAGGTGTTCTTGAACACAATGCTAAGACCGTTCGTGCCTGGTTAGAAGATCCTGAAGCTTACAAGCCAGGAAATAAAATGACTGGTACTTATCCAGAATTGAATGATCAAGAGTTGGATGCTCTAACTGAATATTTAATGGGACTTAAAGTCTCAAGTAATTAA
- the ctaD gene encoding cytochrome c oxidase subunit I encodes MSTLTQKKGVGAVLWDYLTTVDHKKIAILYLISGGFFFLVGGLEAMMIRIQLAVPNNDFVSAGLYNEVLTMHGTTMIFLAAMPLLFALMNAVVPLQIGARDVAFPFLNSLGFWLFFFGGVFLNLSWFLGGAPDAGWTSYASLALESPGHGVDFYLLGLQVSGLGTLIAGINFLVTIINMRAPGMTYMRMPLFTWTTFVASALILFAFPALTVGLAFLMFDRLFGTAFFNPALGGNTVIFEHIFWIFGHPEVYILVLPAFGIFSDILPVFARKRLFGYSSMVFATVLIGFLGFMVWAHHMFTTGLGPIANAIFAVATMAIAVPTGIKIFNWLFTIWGGSIKFTSPMVWSVAFIPTFVMGGVTGVMLAMAAADYQYHDSYFVVAHFHYVIVGGVVFSLFAGAIYWWPTMFGKLLNEKLNMVIFVLFFTGFHLTFFIQHFLGLMGMPRRVFTFLPGQGLDTGNFISTIGAFLMAAGTILLLINIVYTAVKGKKVGRDPWGDGRTLEWAISSPPPEYNFKQTPLVRGLDALWIEKMEGNKEMTPAEPLGDIHMPNGSILPFIMSFGLFIVSFGLMYREDYSWGLPAIIVGFIITFACMFLRSVIDDHGYHIHKEDLLNEDKGGKA; translated from the coding sequence GTGAGCACGTTAACTCAGAAAAAAGGGGTCGGCGCTGTTCTTTGGGACTATCTCACAACGGTAGACCATAAGAAAATCGCTATCCTTTACCTGATATCCGGTGGCTTCTTCTTCCTTGTTGGTGGATTAGAAGCAATGATGATCCGCATTCAGCTAGCCGTTCCGAACAATGATTTTGTTAGTGCTGGTTTATACAATGAAGTGTTAACAATGCACGGAACGACAATGATATTTTTAGCTGCAATGCCTTTATTATTCGCATTAATGAATGCGGTTGTACCATTACAAATTGGTGCTCGTGACGTAGCATTTCCATTCTTAAACTCTTTAGGTTTTTGGTTATTCTTCTTTGGTGGAGTATTCTTAAACTTAAGTTGGTTTTTAGGAGGAGCACCTGACGCAGGTTGGACGTCATATGCATCTTTAGCGTTAGAATCACCAGGACATGGTGTTGATTTTTACTTATTAGGTTTACAGGTTTCAGGTCTAGGTACGTTGATAGCTGGGATTAACTTCCTAGTAACGATCATTAACATGCGTGCACCTGGAATGACTTACATGCGTATGCCATTATTTACATGGACTACATTTGTAGCTTCTGCACTTATTTTATTTGCTTTCCCTGCATTAACAGTAGGATTAGCATTTCTAATGTTTGATCGTTTATTTGGTACTGCTTTCTTTAACCCTGCTTTAGGCGGTAACACAGTAATTTTCGAACATATTTTCTGGATTTTTGGACACCCTGAAGTATATATCTTAGTATTACCTGCTTTCGGTATTTTCTCAGATATTCTTCCGGTTTTCGCAAGAAAGCGTTTGTTCGGATATTCATCAATGGTATTTGCGACCGTTTTAATTGGTTTCCTTGGGTTCATGGTATGGGCTCACCATATGTTTACAACTGGTTTAGGACCAATTGCAAATGCTATTTTCGCGGTAGCTACTATGGCAATCGCTGTACCAACAGGTATTAAAATTTTCAACTGGCTATTTACAATTTGGGGAGGATCTATTAAATTTACGTCCCCGATGGTATGGTCTGTAGCATTTATTCCTACATTCGTTATGGGTGGAGTAACAGGTGTAATGCTTGCTATGGCTGCAGCTGACTATCAATACCATGATAGTTACTTTGTAGTAGCTCATTTCCACTATGTAATTGTAGGTGGGGTAGTATTCTCATTATTTGCTGGTGCTATTTACTGGTGGCCAACAATGTTTGGTAAATTGTTAAACGAAAAGTTAAACATGGTAATCTTTGTTTTATTCTTTACTGGTTTCCATTTAACTTTCTTTATCCAACATTTCTTAGGCTTAATGGGTATGCCTCGTCGTGTATTCACATTCTTACCTGGTCAAGGCTTAGATACAGGAAACTTTATTAGTACAATCGGTGCTTTCTTAATGGCAGCTGGAACAATTCTTTTACTTATCAATATTGTCTACACGGCAGTAAAAGGTAAAAAAGTTGGCAGAGATCCATGGGGAGACGGTCGTACACTTGAGTGGGCGATTTCATCACCACCACCTGAGTATAACTTTAAACAAACTCCACTTGTTCGTGGATTAGATGCTCTTTGGATTGAGAAGATGGAAGGAAATAAAGAAATGACACCAGCTGAACCACTTGGTGACATTCATATGCCTAACGGATCAATCCTACCGTTTATTATGTCATTTGGATTATTTATTGTATCATTTGGATTAATGTACCGTGAGGATTACAGTTGGGGACTTCCTGCGATAATTGTAGGTTTCATTATTACTTTCGCATGTATGTTCTTACGTTCTGTTATTGATGATCATGGATATCATATCCATAAAGAGGACTTACTTAATGAAGATAAAGGAGGGAAAGCGTAA
- the ctaE gene encoding cytochrome c oxidase subunit III, whose product MASVEEKLTAENFPASPEKSTLEGKNKFTGFWLFLGGETVLFATLFATFLALRESTAGGATTQELFEIPLVFAATMLLLTSSLTSVYAMYHMKNFNFGKMQLWLIITVLLGLAFLILEIYEFNHYVHEFEFTITSSALGSSFYTLVGTHGLHVAFGLLWITTLIVRNAKRGLSLYNAPKYYVASLYWHFIDVVWVFIFTVVYLMGMVG is encoded by the coding sequence ATGGCATCTGTTGAAGAAAAATTAACAGCAGAAAATTTCCCTGCTTCGCCTGAAAAGTCAACCCTTGAAGGCAAAAATAAATTTACTGGCTTTTGGTTATTCCTTGGTGGAGAGACAGTACTCTTTGCAACTCTTTTTGCAACTTTCTTAGCTTTAAGAGAATCTACTGCAGGTGGAGCTACCACACAAGAGTTATTTGAAATTCCTCTTGTATTTGCAGCAACGATGTTACTTTTAACATCAAGTTTAACTAGTGTATATGCAATGTACCATATGAAAAACTTCAATTTTGGTAAAATGCAACTTTGGTTAATCATTACTGTTCTATTAGGATTAGCATTCTTGATTTTAGAAATTTATGAGTTTAATCATTATGTACACGAATTTGAATTCACAATTACTAGTAGTGCACTTGGGTCTTCTTTCTACACGCTAGTAGGAACACACGGACTTCACGTTGCTTTTGGTCTATTATGGATTACTACCTTAATTGTTCGAAATGCAAAACGTGGTTTAAGTTTGTATAATGCACCTAAATATTATGTTGCAAGTTTATATTGGCACTTTATTGATGTTGTTTGGGTGTTCATTTTCACTGTTGTATACTTAATGGGAATGGTGGGATAA
- the ctaF gene encoding cytochrome c oxidase subunit IVB, with translation MANNHNSTNPKVDLAYRRKKNAEDMKHQVVTFAMMIFLTIVAFIAVGYDGIAEWFKIPFIITLAVIQVIFQLYYFMHMSHKGHETPALFLFSGVGVAGLTVLAFVTIIWW, from the coding sequence ATGGCAAATAATCATAATTCAACAAACCCTAAAGTAGACCTTGCTTATCGTCGTAAAAAAAATGCAGAGGATATGAAACATCAGGTTGTAACATTTGCCATGATGATTTTCTTAACAATCGTTGCGTTTATTGCTGTAGGATATGATGGAATTGCTGAATGGTTCAAGATTCCTTTTATCATTACGCTTGCAGTGATTCAAGTCATTTTTCAGCTTTACTACTTTATGCATATGAGTCATAAAGGACATGAAACTCCAGCATTATTTCTTTTTTCAGGTGTAGGAGTAGCTGGCTTAACAGTTTTAGCTTTCGTTACGATCATTTGGTGGTAA
- the ctaG gene encoding cytochrome c oxidase assembly factor CtaG has protein sequence MSFDIFGFRALWSPYFFIVLLLIVAIYFLIIGPWRTKFEDSSPVSNKQKALFVTAILFLYISKGSPVDLLGHIMFSAHMTQMAVLYLVVPPFLILGVPDWLWRSILYRPVIKPIMKVLTNPIIALIVFNGVFSLYHVPLVFDFVKTDSLYHAIMTTAIFIGAMCMWWPLLNTLSDWKSLTGIKKVGYIFADGVLLTPACALIIFANDPLYLTYSEPQAWINALQLCVPADMLAGLNLTGPDMFNTLPLVEDQQLGGVLMKIIQEIVYGTILAYIFFKWAGSERRKDELELKKNLSPEPVK, from the coding sequence ATGAGCTTTGATATATTTGGATTTCGTGCCTTATGGAGTCCGTATTTTTTCATTGTTTTACTTTTGATTGTAGCCATCTATTTTTTGATAATTGGACCCTGGCGAACTAAGTTTGAAGATAGTTCTCCTGTTTCAAATAAACAAAAAGCACTTTTTGTCACGGCTATACTGTTTCTCTATATTAGTAAAGGAAGTCCAGTTGATCTTCTTGGTCACATTATGTTTAGTGCACATATGACACAGATGGCAGTATTATATTTAGTTGTACCCCCATTTCTTATTTTGGGAGTACCGGATTGGTTATGGAGATCAATATTATATCGTCCAGTAATAAAGCCTATAATGAAAGTGTTAACGAATCCAATCATAGCTTTGATTGTATTCAATGGAGTTTTCTCACTTTATCATGTTCCGTTAGTTTTTGATTTTGTGAAAACTGATTCATTGTATCACGCGATCATGACGACAGCTATTTTTATCGGTGCTATGTGTATGTGGTGGCCATTATTAAATACATTATCAGATTGGAAATCGCTTACAGGTATAAAAAAAGTAGGATATATTTTTGCTGATGGAGTCTTATTAACACCTGCATGTGCACTTATTATTTTTGCTAATGACCCACTTTATTTAACTTATTCCGAGCCACAAGCATGGATTAATGCATTACAATTATGTGTTCCAGCTGATATGTTAGCTGGATTAAATCTTACTGGTCCTGATATGTTTAATACATTACCACTTGTTGAGGATCAACAGCTTGGTGGAGTGTTAATGAAAATCATCCAAGAAATTGTTTATGGGACAATTCTTGCTTATATCTTTTTTAAATGGGCAGGTAGCGAGAGACGAAAAGATGAACTAGAATTGAAAAAGAACTTGTCTCCAGAGCCAGTAAAATAA
- a CDS encoding DUF420 domain-containing protein, with protein MNTSLPILPTISTSFIVISAIFVAIGWYLIKQRKIEAHMKVMFLAAISAIIFFVIYASRTIFIGNTAFGGPDELKIYYTIFLIFHITLATVGAVLGIISLITGYKKNYAKHRKLGPITSIVWFFTAITGVAVYLLLYVFYHGGETTSVIKAILGF; from the coding sequence ATGAATACATCATTACCGATTTTACCAACAATAAGTACGTCCTTTATCGTGATTAGTGCGATTTTTGTAGCAATTGGTTGGTACCTAATTAAACAACGAAAAATTGAAGCACATATGAAGGTAATGTTTTTAGCAGCCATATCAGCTATCATTTTCTTTGTTATATATGCTTCCCGCACAATTTTTATCGGCAATACTGCTTTCGGTGGTCCAGATGAGTTAAAGATTTATTATACAATTTTTCTTATCTTCCATATAACATTAGCAACGGTTGGAGCTGTACTAGGTATTATTTCTTTAATTACTGGTTACAAAAAAAACTATGCGAAACATCGAAAACTTGGTCCGATAACAAGTATTGTTTGGTTTTTTACAGCCATCACGGGAGTTGCAGTTTATTTACTTTTATATGTTTTTTATCACGGTGGAGAAACAACGTCAGTCATTAAAGCAATCTTAGGGTTTTAA
- a CDS encoding GNAT family N-acetyltransferase: MIEILTNRLMIVPCSLDIAKSLVFHRKELDKRSPIEIPKSWPSSYVRGFLPFYIESLEKKEKESECGLWMIIMYEDKKIIGDILMQGNPSKEGKVHLCYHVEDKTLDETIAYEAVDAFIDWLTYQMSVKKVVMECEMNEKHSVRLFEKLGFICKEKEGQFLMWEIQKDE, translated from the coding sequence TTGATTGAAATTTTAACAAACCGGTTAATGATTGTTCCTTGTTCACTTGATATTGCTAAATCATTAGTATTTCATAGAAAAGAATTAGATAAACGTTCACCCATTGAAATCCCAAAAAGCTGGCCATCTTCTTATGTACGAGGATTTTTACCTTTCTATATTGAAAGTTTAGAAAAGAAGGAAAAAGAATCTGAATGTGGATTGTGGATGATTATTATGTATGAAGATAAGAAAATTATTGGTGATATTTTAATGCAAGGAAACCCTTCTAAAGAAGGAAAAGTTCATCTTTGTTATCATGTTGAAGATAAGACATTAGATGAAACAATTGCATATGAAGCAGTTGATGCTTTTATTGATTGGCTAACATATCAAATGTCTGTTAAGAAGGTTGTTATGGAGTGTGAAATGAATGAAAAACATTCGGTTAGACTATTTGAAAAGCTCGGTTTTATCTGCAAAGAAAAAGAAGGGCAGTTTTTAATGTGGGAAATTCAAAAAGATGAATAA
- the ytvI gene encoding sporulation integral membrane protein YtvI codes for MTTILNKRILLTIASIIIVGVILFYILPISVPLIVAFITALFLEPAIRLLQRRGTLNRHLSVLIVFLLFLILISVSGYILTTKVVGEVVQIADNAPSYINEITKVWESFEDDISNTAQDLPPIFVEEVSNQVTSFLQKTRLELTSYVNIENVKTIFTNIPNYLVNLIVYLIALFLFMLELPRLKTKAYSYLTDKTAEKVTFMISRLTYVVMGFIKAQFLVSIIIFVASLIGLLFIAPEIALIMSLIIWIIDVIPLIGSIIIMGPWTLYHLVTGDMAIAAKLGVLTIILLVIRRTIEPKVMGTHIGLSPLATLISMYLGLKLFGVLGFFIGPMILIVYNSAREAGLIKIKFKL; via the coding sequence TTGACCACTATTTTAAACAAAAGAATTCTCTTAACAATTGCATCAATTATTATTGTAGGTGTTATCCTATTTTACATTCTACCAATTTCTGTTCCACTGATTGTCGCTTTTATTACTGCCCTTTTTCTTGAACCAGCTATCCGATTGCTTCAGAGGAGAGGAACATTAAACAGACACTTATCAGTTTTAATAGTGTTTTTGTTATTTCTAATTCTCATAAGTGTTAGTGGTTATATCTTAACCACAAAGGTAGTTGGAGAGGTTGTTCAGATAGCAGATAATGCTCCGTCCTATATAAATGAGATTACAAAGGTTTGGGAAAGCTTTGAAGATGATATTTCAAATACTGCTCAAGATCTTCCACCAATCTTTGTTGAAGAGGTTAGTAACCAAGTAACAAGCTTTTTACAAAAAACCAGATTAGAACTAACTAGCTATGTAAACATTGAGAATGTAAAGACAATTTTTACAAACATACCAAACTATTTAGTAAATTTAATTGTTTATTTAATTGCTCTTTTTTTATTTATGCTGGAGTTACCTCGATTAAAAACAAAAGCATACTCTTATTTAACTGATAAAACAGCTGAAAAAGTGACTTTCATGATTTCCCGCTTAACATACGTTGTGATGGGATTTATCAAAGCACAATTTTTAGTTAGTATTATTATTTTTGTTGCATCTTTAATTGGTTTATTGTTTATTGCACCTGAAATTGCACTAATTATGTCTTTAATTATCTGGATCATTGATGTAATCCCATTAATAGGATCCATTATTATTATGGGACCATGGACTCTATATCATTTAGTTACTGGTGATATGGCAATAGCAGCAAAACTCGGTGTTTTAACGATAATCCTTTTAGTTATTAGAAGAACAATTGAACCTAAAGTTATGGGAACTCATATTGGATTATCTCCTCTTGCCACATTAATTTCCATGTATTTAGGGTTAAAATTATTTGGTGTACTCGGATTTTTCATTGGACCAATGATCTTAATAGTTTACAATTCAGCAAGAGAAGCAGGTTTAATCAAAATTAAATTTAAATTATAA
- a CDS encoding YugN family protein, translating into MKMEGTGLEGITIDLARLDEIMDDLGLVRAGQWDYERATYDRKIEAKGDIYYLRVPAYAVEGDVGGRHAVMKLITPLLGKHYYPHGVEYGEGEEFPSAVVDTSKNLLKRLSEELKKVQ; encoded by the coding sequence ATGAAAATGGAAGGCACTGGTTTAGAGGGAATTACAATAGATCTTGCACGTTTAGATGAGATAATGGACGATCTTGGGTTAGTAAGAGCAGGACAATGGGATTATGAGCGTGCTACCTACGATCGTAAGATTGAAGCTAAAGGGGATATCTACTATCTACGTGTTCCTGCTTATGCTGTTGAAGGAGATGTTGGAGGACGTCATGCTGTTATGAAGCTTATTACTCCTCTTTTAGGAAAGCATTACTATCCTCACGGTGTTGAGTACGGAGAAGGAGAAGAATTTCCATCAGCTGTAGTCGATACTAGTAAAAATCTATTAAAAAGATTATCTGAAGAACTAAAAAAGGTTCAGTAA
- a CDS encoding CAP domain-containing protein, protein MRILIRSILIFCIIFVSYTLFFHYGKYTPKEQLKEENVQIVNEESTNSKKQVAEGETFPNEGILSFMEKSSEEITAILGEPDRIDPSAYDYDWWIYEQENNQYIQVGVLNQRVVSVYGIGKGLNAKPFVIGQPIQEVFKIQPVSSSLSLEFEGNSYRFEFSEEDMNTRPTVKIGDVFVQLYIDKFDGILSSIRVVDAETFIKQRSYEVTYRGELIEAKEISEDKWEKIEAGAEQQILSITNMLRARHGLSAVQWHEDTSKVAFLHSKDMKENEYFSHESPTEGTLVNRLAQLDIKYQMAGENIAAQYVDAIAASEGWLNSKGHRDTMLNEEFTHLGVGVDGLYYTQNFITTWDINQ, encoded by the coding sequence CTGCGTATACTGATTCGGAGTATTTTAATTTTTTGTATTATTTTTGTTAGCTATACGTTATTTTTTCATTATGGAAAATATACTCCAAAGGAACAACTTAAAGAAGAGAACGTTCAAATAGTAAATGAAGAATCTACGAATTCTAAAAAACAAGTTGCTGAAGGTGAAACTTTTCCAAATGAGGGGATATTGTCATTTATGGAGAAGTCATCTGAAGAAATCACTGCTATATTAGGTGAGCCTGACCGTATTGATCCCTCAGCTTATGATTATGATTGGTGGATTTACGAACAAGAAAACAATCAATATATTCAAGTGGGAGTTTTAAATCAAAGGGTCGTATCAGTTTATGGAATTGGAAAAGGATTAAACGCTAAACCGTTTGTGATTGGACAACCTATTCAAGAGGTCTTTAAAATACAACCTGTTTCATCTAGTTTATCACTAGAGTTTGAAGGTAATTCATATCGATTTGAATTTTCGGAGGAAGATATGAACACCAGACCAACAGTAAAAATAGGTGATGTGTTTGTGCAATTATATATTGATAAATTTGACGGGATTTTATCAAGCATTCGGGTGGTAGATGCTGAGACATTTATCAAACAACGCTCTTATGAGGTTACATACAGAGGTGAGCTCATTGAAGCAAAAGAAATAAGTGAAGATAAATGGGAAAAGATTGAAGCTGGTGCTGAACAACAGATCTTGTCAATAACGAATATGTTAAGAGCAAGGCATGGTTTATCAGCTGTTCAGTGGCATGAAGATACGTCAAAGGTTGCTTTTTTACATAGTAAAGATATGAAAGAGAATGAGTATTTTTCACATGAATCGCCAACAGAAGGTACTCTTGTTAATCGTCTTGCTCAATTGGATATCAAGTATCAGATGGCAGGCGAAAACATAGCTGCTCAATATGTAGATGCTATTGCAGCAAGTGAGGGGTGGCTAAACAGTAAAGGCCATCGTGATACTATGCTTAATGAGGAATTTACACACTTAGGAGTTGGAGTAGACGGTCTTTATTATACACAGAATTTTATTACTACTTGGGATATAAACCAATAA